The Metabacillus schmidteae nucleotide sequence ATCATTGCCTTATTCTTTAGTTTTCATTTTATGATCTTCTTTTTTGCTAATAGTGTCCATACAACCTTATCATTTTGGGATAACATGAAAAACTCTATGATCCTTTCCTTAATTAATCCCGTATACAACCTTTGTATTTTATTTATCAATGTTATAATCCTGTATGTTAGTTTTCAATTATTTACGGCATTTATCCCATTTTTCATGGGAACAACAATAGCTTTTGTTTCTTTTAAAGGATATTACCACCTATTCCGAAAAGTTCAGGAGAGTAGTAAAATTTAATTTAAAAAGCGAAGATATAAACAGGGGGTGTCCCAAAAATCAGCTTTCACTGATCTGGGGACATCCCCTACATATTAATATGGATCTGCTTCGTGGCTTTTCTTAACAGCCTCTTCGGTTGCTTCATTCGCAGCTAATGTACCCTGCCCATATCTTGATTGACCAGATTCACGACCAGGAACTTTATTCAGTTCCATATCTTTCATACCTTTCATTTTCATCTCAATGCCTTCCTTCACACGACGGCCGTAATCTTCATCTGCTTGTGTGAAGTGTTCGATCATTGCATCCTGGATTTTTTTATCACATACTGCGAGTGCTTCAGAAAGATTTTTTATTAATTCATCGCGCTCCCAATCTTCCAAGCTTCGGTATGTATGGCCAGCTTGACCGTAATTGTTAGGTCGATCAATTGGTGCAGTCATGGCAGCAGCATTATATGTTGGACGGTGCGGTTTGCGACCTTCTGTACTTGCTTCCTTAAAGCCGCCGAGCATTGATGGCTCATAATTGATATGTGGATTAGGTCCTGACTCTTCCGGATCACGTACATCCATTTGCCCACGCTGCTGATTTGTATGAACAGGAGCTTTTGGTGCATTAACCGGCAGTTTTAGATAGTTTGCTCCAACTCGATAGCGTTGTGTATCAGAGTAAGAGAAAGTACGGCCTTGCAGCATTTTATCATCTGAAAAGTCCATACCATCAACAAGAACCCCTGTACCGAAAGCAGCTTGCTCAATTTCCGCATGGAAATCCTTTGGATTACGATCAAGAACCATACGCCCGACCGGCAACCATGGAAACTTATCCTCAGGCCAAAGCTTCGTATCATCAAGAGGATCAAAGTCGAGTTCAGGATGATAATCATCTTCCATGATCTGAACAAAAAGTTCCCACTCTGGATAATCTCCACGCTCAATTGCTTCATATAAATCCTGTGTTGCATGTCCTACGTTTTTCGCTTGAATAGAGTCAGCTTCTTCTTGTGTTAAATTACGGATTCCCTGTTTTGGCTCCCAGTGATATTTGACCAAAACAGCTTCACCCTCGGCATTCACCCATTTATACGTATTGACTCCAGAACCCTGCATATGACGGTATGTAGCTGGAATTCCCCATGGAGAGAAGAGGAATGTAATCATATGTGTCGCCTCAGGTGTACGGGAAACAAAATCAAACATTCTTTCAGGATTTGGAACATTTGAAGCCGGATCTGCTTTAAACGCGTGAATCATATCAGGAAACTTCATAGCATCACGAATAAAGAAGATTTTCAGGTTGTTTCCAACAAGATCCCAGTTTCCATCTTCCGTATACATTTTTACGGCAAAACCACGAGGGTCTCTTGCTGTTTCCGGTGAGTCTTTCGCTCCCGCCACTGTAGAAAAACGAACCATTAAAGGTGTCTTCTTCCCTGCTCCGGAAAAGACTTTCGCACGTGTATACTTTTCTACCGGTTCATCTCCTGCTTTTCCATACGTCTCAAAATAGCCAAATGCACCGGATCCTCGTGCATGTACCACACGCTCTGGCACTTCCTCACGATCAAAATGAGAAATTTTTTCAATGAAATGATAATTCTCAAGTGTAGCTGGTCCGCGATCTCCAATGGTACGAATGTTTTGATTATCAAACACAGGGTGACCTTGACGGGTTGTTAACGTGTCATCAGAAACCTGATTTGTCTTATTGCCATTTACTGAATTCTCATTTGATGCTTCAAATTCTTCATGATGGGAATTGTCTTTTTTCAATGGTTTGCCTCCTAAAACAAAATAAATGACCTTTTACATTTATTTGCTAAGGTGCCCAAAATTATACATATTGATGTTTATTTAAAAACTTTGTATGAATTCTTTTTCGCTGCAAACAATAGAAGGTGAAAAAATGGTTGAGAAAAGAGGGTTTGACAGATGGCAGAAAGAGATAGTCATAAAAATCAACAAAAAAAGATGAAGAAAGCAAGTGATGCTATTAATACCGATAAAGACTTTGGGAATGACTTAGCGGAAAGAAAACACAACGAAAAAAGATCAAGATAATAAATAAGACCCCAGAGATTTTCTGGGGTCTTTTAACGATATTAGATAATAAAGCTCCTAATAGCAGAGTGTAAATCTTTTAAAAAATATGTATTTGGATTAACAGGAAGACTGTTTAACACCTTCGCATGAAGAGGGCTAACTCCAATAATATACGAGTCTGTGCCCATTACTCTAAGCTCTAAAACTAAGGTGCGCAGCGCTCGAATTCCTTCATTAGTAATGTCACCAATGCCGTGAAAGTCAATAAGAATTCGCTCGATTTGCTGGTCCGTAATTTTTTCTACTATACGGTTGTGATTTTTCTTTACTAACTCAATATTTAACTCACCGATAAGGGGAACAAGAATCATTCCTTTTGCAAGATAAATAATTGGGACAGATAATTCCAGTATCCGTTCAAATGATTTTTCAAGCTGTTCCTTTTTTTCTAACAGTTCAAAATTTGTTTCTGATAAACGCTTTCGATGCTGTTCAACCGCATCAATCAATGATTGAATTCGATCATCTTGTTCAATACATACAATATGCCCAAGATTATTTTGCCAATTGATTTGTATTTGAAATAAGGCATAAGGAGAGTTCTTCGTTTTTAAAACAAGTTCAGTTGTTACAAAGGTAGCAGATGTGAGAGTTCGTAATGCTTTCTTTTGACTTTCAAGGTCAACGATTTCTAAAAAACGATCAGATTCATCGAATGTATGGCGTGCAATATCAGAGGCATCAATAATGTGAAAGTCTTGATTAATCGTAAAATACGGAAGTGGAAGATGCTTTATTGCGGACAAGTCGAATACCTCCTTATATCGAATATTGCTTTATCCATTCTTGAAGTTCAGACAATGATGGAAATAATTTTGTTCTGCTAGAAACATAAGGAGAAAAGTCATAGTTTTCTAAAAGGCGGCCACCGACAATAACGGTTGGTTTATGCGGAAGAGCCTCCAATGCTTTACTATATGTACCTAGTAGTTCTGCATGATACCAGATTGAAAAAGAAAGTCCAATGACATCAGGTTTCCACTTCTCAGCAGAACGAACTGCTTCTTCCAATGGTAAATTTGATCCTAGTAATTTTGTATTCCATCCATGCTCTTCAAATAGTTGAGCGACCATTTTGATCCCAAGGTCATGCTGTTCCTTTTCAAGACATAATAACATCACTTTTTTGGGTTCAACTTGGTTGAAACGATGATTTTTTTTCATATGGAAATCAAATCGAACGAGAATATATTCACAAGTAGATGTAGCAAGATGTTCATCTGCTACTGAAATTTCATCTACTTCCCATAAGTTACCGATATATTGCATTGCTTTTGTTATTAAATTTTCCAATACCTCTTTACGACTAATATCATGGCCGACTTCGTTCATCACAATGTTCCAGGCATCGTCCTGGTTCCCTTTCAGGAGTGAATCGGCTAATTCATACACCGTGCATGTCATGCGATCACCTCACTACAGGGGAATTTTGTGCACAAGTAAGGGGTTTGCAAAAATTCTTGCTTATTTTTATTTTAACATATCTTTCTTAGTTCTGTTGACTAGCAGGATGTTTGGTCGGAAAGTTGAGTAATTAATGGAAAGGATTATTTTGGGGATCGCTCATACATGGCAGGCTATTGTCATATGTTCAGCATCTTGGAAACAATCGTGTAATTGGCAGTTGCAAAATAATCGAGAATGCTTTGAAGGATGACATGATCTAACTATAGTGAAAAACTAAGCAATTGCTTTATCTCTTCTTGAAGTACAATTATTACAATTTTCAGAACTACTGCGCTATAATAAAGGAAATTGAAAATATATAATGTTATTTATAATAGAGACAATCTTTTATTCGAACAGGGGGAGTTTTATGACAGAAATGCCATTGGAAGTACAAAGAGAAATAAAGAAACATCAAGGTTTATCAAAGTCAAAAATACTGAAGCGAACACTTTTTATTTTTATTGGTGCTGTTTTAATGGGTGTAGGGCTTGAGATTTTTTTAGTACCGAATCAAGTTATTGATGGAGGGATTGTAGGAATCTCCATTATTCTCTCTCACTTGCTTGGATGGAAATTAGGGTTGTTCATCTTTATTTTAAATATTCCCTTTTTCTTTATAGGGTATAAACAGATTGGGAAAACATTTGCTCTCTCAACTTTATTCGGTATTACCGTTTTATCGATTACAACAACACTTTTGCACCCTGTCCCTGCATTTACAGAGGATATTCTTCTTGCCACAGTATTTGGTGGAATCATATTAGGTGTCGGTGTTGGGATTGTTATTCGCTATGGCGGTTCATTAGATGGTACTGAGATATTGGCTATTCTGGCGAATAAAAGGCTTCCATTTTCTGTTGGTGAAATTATCATGTTTTTTAATATTTTTATTCTTGGAAGTGCAGGTTTTGTGTTCGGATGGAATAGAGCGATGTACTCATTAATTGCCTATTTTGTTGCATTTAAAACAATTGATGTTGTTATTGAGGGGCTTGATGAGTCGAAATCGGCTTGGATCATCAGTGAGCATTATCAAGAAATAGGGGAAGCCATTCTTGCCAGGTTAGGTCGTGGAGTGACTTATCTTAATGGTGAGGGTGCCTATACGGGCGATAATAAAAAAGTGATTTTCTGTGTAATTACACGTCTTGAAGAGGCAAAATTAAAATCGATTGTTGAGGACTTAGATGAATCTGCCTTTTTGGCAGTTGCGAATATAGCTGAAGTAAGAGGCGGAAGATTTAAGAAAAAAGATATTCACTAAAAAACCTGTTGCAGTGCCACAGGTTTTTTTAGTCGTTTCACATACTATTTCTACATGTTTTTTCATACCTATTACTATTGGACAGGAAGTACAAGTTCTTGATAAAGGGTGTGTAGGAATGGAAAATGTCATCTTAGATGTTTTAGATTTGTTAACAAATCTTGGTTATGTTGGAATTGCGATTGGATTGATGCTTGAGGTGATTCCGAGTGAAATTGTATTAGGGTATGGCGGCTATATGATTGTGCTCGGAAAGATTGGTTTTCTAGGCGCTTTTCTTGCGGGTGTTATAGGAGGAACCATTGCACAACTAATTTTATACTGGATCGGAAGCTTGGGGGGAAGACCTTTCCTTGAAAAGTATGGAAAATACTTGTTCATAACAAAACATCATATTGAGCTATCTGAATTATGGTTTGAAAAATACGGCTCTGGTGTTATCTTTGGTGCCAGGTTTATACCGGTTGTTAGACATGCCATCAGCATACCGGCAGGAATTTCTAAAATGTCACTATGGAAATTTACTTTGTATACTGTAGCTGCGATGATACCATGGACAATCTTTTTCTTGTATTTAGGTATCGAACTCGGAAGCAATTGGATGTATATTAAGGAAGCTGCTAAACCTTATTTCATCCCAATTATTTGTACGGCTCTTATGCTTGCAACTGTATATTATTTAATGAAAAAATTTAAACAGCCAAGGTCAAACTAAATACTACATAAAGTCACCACTTCGTGGAAAAATGTTATTGAAACAAATGACATATAGGGGTGGTGAAGGGAAATGAAGGAAAAAGATCAGGAGTTTTATGATCATGACGTTTTTGCTCAGGCTGAAGTGGTACAACATCCTAAGGAAGCGAATCATTCAGCATTAATACTGAACCAATCTTTTAATGTTTTTTCAAATCAAAGATTTAGTTCAAGAAGAAGAATAAACAAATGGACAGTCTTAAGGACTGTCCATTTAGATAGCCAGCTAATATGATTAATTTATTTTTTTAAGTTTTTCTAGCATTTGTGGTTTATGTAGACCTCTTTCCTTAATTTCTTTCTCAAGCAACTGAATAAAATCAGGATTAGCTTTTATCCGTATCGCTTCTTGAAAACTGTGTAATAAGGTCTTGTTTGAAAGCATTGAAAACCTCATGTTCATCATCCTCTACCAGTACAATACTTGTTTATCTATTATGTCCTTTACCACTATTAATTGGATGTTAAACAAGATTTGTTTAAAAAGTGCAGAAGGAATGTTTTAACTTTATTGAAAAGGTGAGAAAAATAGTGACCAGAATCTAAAAAGAAGGGAGAGCATTTTAGTTGCTTCCCTTTCTATCAAACGGTTTGATTATAGATCATCAAAGCCGTTATCAGCATGGTTAACCTTCGTATATTGTCTTGACTTCTGCTCAAAGAAGTCGGATTTACCAAGATCGACTTCTTCATATGCTTTAATCCATTTGAGTGGATTTGTACGATATCCTTCAAAGGGGCGCTCAAATCCTAATTGATTACATCGAACATTCGCATAGAATTTAATATAATCTTCAACATCTTTTATATTAATTCCATCGATTTTATTACCAATGATGAATTGACCCCATTCAATTTCAAGTTCTGTTGCTTGAATAAACGTTTCTCTTACGAATGTAGCAAGCTCTTCTGTATCGTATTCCGGGTATTGCTTCAGAACTTCTTTGAAAATTTGAACGAATAAATCCACATGAATTTGTTCATCTCGGTTAATATAGTTGATCATTGTACTTGTCGCAACCATTTTTTGATTTCTGGCCAAGTTGTAAAAGAAGGCAAATCCGGAGTAGAAGAAAAGGCCTTCTAAAATCACATCATACACGATTGACTTAAGCAGGTTCTTCACATTCGGTTGTTCGGCAAAGGCATGGTATCCATTTGTCACAAACTCATTTCGCTTTCTTAAAATCGGTTCACTTCTCCAGTATTCAAAAACCTCATCCTGAACATGTTTTGGGACCAAGCTTGATAAAACATAGGAGTAGGAGTGGTTGTGAATGACTTCCTGCTGGGCAAGCATGATCATCAACGCATTAATGCTGGAATCTGTAATATAATCAGAAACCTTGCCGGCATAATCTGTTTGAATACTATCTAATAATGCCAGCAATCCGATAATCTTTAGAAAAGCTTCTTTTTCATCTGCTGTTAAATCAGGATATTGCTTGATATCTTGAGCCATATTAATTTCAAAAGGAGTCCAAAAATTGGCCAGCATTTTTTTATAGCGGGGATATGCCCAAGGAAATGAGACATCATTCCAGTTTAATACGTTGGAGCTTTCACCATTAATAATACCTGTTGAACAGTTTGGTGCAGCTGCATCCATAATTTTGCGTTTGTTTAAAGAAGTAGTGGTTTCCATATGAATTCTCCTTTTTGCTGATAAAAAATAGTAAGAATGACTTTTAGTAAAGTCATTCTCTTAACAAATTAACTAGCACAAGAATCACATTCTTCAATCGTGCTGGATGTAGATCGTAAATAATAAGTTGTTTTTAATCCTTCTCTCCATGCAGATAAATGAAGGTCAAGCAGATCCTTAGCTTTAATAGTATTCTGAACATATATATTAAAAGATATGGATTGGTCTATATGGCGTTGTCGTGCTGCATTTTGTTTAATGCTCCAATGCTGATCAATAAAATAAGCAGACTTATAATACCAGGTTGTCGTCGAGTTAAGGTCTGGAACCGTAACAGGTATTTTATAGTCTTTCTTTTCCTCTGAATATACCTTCTGGAAGATCGGGTCAATACTTGCTGTACTTCCTGCAATAATAGAGGTTGAAGCATTTGGTGCAACCGCCATTAAATATCCATTTCGAACGCCATGATTTGCTACATTATTTTTTAGAGCATCCCAATCAAAGTTGCTTTTTTGAGATTGATACCCACGTTTGTCAAAGTAAGCACCTGTTTCCCAATCAGAGCCTTTAAACACAGAGTAGGCACCTTTTTCCTTTGCAAGTTCCATGCTTGCAGAAATCGTTAAGAAGGAGATTCTCTCGTACAAATCATCAGCAAATTGAATCGCTTCTTCATGCTCCCACTTAAGCTGCTTTAGAGCTAATAAGTGGTGCCAGCCAAAGGTTCCTAATCCGATAGCCCGGTATTTTTCATTTGTTAATCTTGCTTGAAGCACAGGGATGGTATTTAAATCGATCACGTTATCCAACATTCTCACTTGGATCGGGATAAGTTTTTCCAGCACATCATCTGTAACTGCTTTAGCAAGATTAATAGAAGATAGGTTACATACGACAAAATCACCAGGTGTTTTAATGGTAATGATTTTTCCATCTTCGGTATATTGCTCTTCCACTGTCGTCGGGCTTTGGTTTTGAGTAATTTCTGTGCAAAGATTACTGCAATAAATCATCCCTTGGTGTGAGTTGGCATTTTTCCGGTTTACTTCATCACGATAGAACATATAAGGAGTTCCTGCTTCTAATTGACTAATCATAATTCTTTTCATAATCTCAATCGCAGGAACCTTTTCTTTTGAAAGCTGTTCATTTTCAACACATGCCCAATAACGCTCTCTGAAGCTTCCGTCACCTTTTTGCTCATCGTAAAAGTCTTCAATACTAAAGCCCATCACCTTACGTACTTCATGTGGATCAAATAAATACCAGTCAGCGCGTGCTTCAACCTGCTCCATGAAAAGATCAGGAATACAAACGCCTGTAAAAATATCATGTGTCCGCATTCTTTCATCACCGTTATTAAGCTTTGCATCAAGGAAAGAGAAGATATCTTTATGCCACACATCAAGATAAACTGCGATCGCTCCTTTACGTTGACCAAGCTGATCAACACTGACAGCTGTATTGTTCAATTGCTTCATCCATGGAATAATGCCGGAGGAAACACCTTTAAATCCTCGAATATCACTTCCGCGGCTTCTGATTTTACCAAGATAAGCTCCAACTCCTCCACCGGATTTAGATAGATTGGCAATGTCTGTATTGCTGTCAAAAATTCCTTGAAGGCTATCATCGATCGTATCGATAAAGCAGCTTGATAACTGTCCAACAGGTTTTCCTGCATTTGAAAGTGTTGGTGTTGCTACTGTCATATAAAGATTACTCATAGCCCAGTAAGCTTGATTAATGAGTTCTAGACGGTGTTCTTTGTTCTCGCGAGCCATTAATGTCATGGCAATTATTAAGAATCGCTCTTGAGGTAACTCGAATACCTGTTTAGAGAAATCCTTTGTTAAGTAGCGGTCTGCTAATGTTCGAAGGCCAATATATGTAAAAAGATAGTCATTTTCAGGATTTACAAAAGCACCGATTTGATCAATTTCATCCTTCGTATAATTCTCTAGTAAGTTTGAGCTGTAGAGTCCTTTTGATACAAGGGTTGAAATGAGTTCGTAAAAATCTCCGTATTTATGTTCTTTCTCATATCCTCGATTTAGTGCTGCTTCTCTATAAAGCTTTGATAAATAAATACGCGCACAAAAATAAGTCCACTCTGGCTCATGTTCATGGATATTCGATAGTCCTTCTAGAATAAGAAGATTAGTTAATTGTTCAGATGTATAGGAATCTCTTTGAAGAATCGTATTTTCAATTCGCGTAAGATACTCATCAATAGTAATTGTTGGGAAGTGTTGATGGATATTATTGATAAAGGTAGTTAGTTTTGTGAGATCAAAGGCTTCTTGTCCATTGATCATTGGGGATAAAGTTGTCTTGCTCATGTATATTCCTCCATCTGGTCGTTTTTTTGCGGGGAAGGGAGATAAAACGACAGAAAGAGAGCAAGTTCAAAGAAGTTGAATAGCTCAAGAGGTTCACTATCGTTTCATCTTCTCAGCCCCCGAAGAAATTGAAACTATCACAAGGTTTAGGTAGGTCTCCTGACTTATGTTCTTCCTACTATGAGTCCTTCCCATACATGTGGTACAGTGGTCATCTCAATTCGTCACACTTACAGTTGCGGGGACAGTTCTGGATTCTCA carries:
- a CDS encoding catalase, with protein sequence MKKDNSHHEEFEASNENSVNGNKTNQVSDDTLTTRQGHPVFDNQNIRTIGDRGPATLENYHFIEKISHFDREEVPERVVHARGSGAFGYFETYGKAGDEPVEKYTRAKVFSGAGKKTPLMVRFSTVAGAKDSPETARDPRGFAVKMYTEDGNWDLVGNNLKIFFIRDAMKFPDMIHAFKADPASNVPNPERMFDFVSRTPEATHMITFLFSPWGIPATYRHMQGSGVNTYKWVNAEGEAVLVKYHWEPKQGIRNLTQEEADSIQAKNVGHATQDLYEAIERGDYPEWELFVQIMEDDYHPELDFDPLDDTKLWPEDKFPWLPVGRMVLDRNPKDFHAEIEQAAFGTGVLVDGMDFSDDKMLQGRTFSYSDTQRYRVGANYLKLPVNAPKAPVHTNQQRGQMDVRDPEESGPNPHINYEPSMLGGFKEASTEGRKPHRPTYNAAAMTAPIDRPNNYGQAGHTYRSLEDWERDELIKNLSEALAVCDKKIQDAMIEHFTQADEDYGRRVKEGIEMKMKGMKDMELNKVPGRESGQSRYGQGTLAANEATEEAVKKSHEADPY
- a CDS encoding STAS domain-containing protein, producing MSAIKHLPLPYFTINQDFHIIDASDIARHTFDESDRFLEIVDLESQKKALRTLTSATFVTTELVLKTKNSPYALFQIQINWQNNLGHIVCIEQDDRIQSLIDAVEQHRKRLSETNFELLEKKEQLEKSFERILELSVPIIYLAKGMILVPLIGELNIELVKKNHNRIVEKITDQQIERILIDFHGIGDITNEGIRALRTLVLELRVMGTDSYIIGVSPLHAKVLNSLPVNPNTYFLKDLHSAIRSFII
- a CDS encoding cobalamin B12-binding domain-containing protein, producing the protein MTCTVYELADSLLKGNQDDAWNIVMNEVGHDISRKEVLENLITKAMQYIGNLWEVDEISVADEHLATSTCEYILVRFDFHMKKNHRFNQVEPKKVMLLCLEKEQHDLGIKMVAQLFEEHGWNTKLLGSNLPLEEAVRSAEKWKPDVIGLSFSIWYHAELLGTYSKALEALPHKPTVIVGGRLLENYDFSPYVSSRTKLFPSLSELQEWIKQYSI
- a CDS encoding YitT family protein, producing the protein MTEMPLEVQREIKKHQGLSKSKILKRTLFIFIGAVLMGVGLEIFLVPNQVIDGGIVGISIILSHLLGWKLGLFIFILNIPFFFIGYKQIGKTFALSTLFGITVLSITTTLLHPVPAFTEDILLATVFGGIILGVGVGIVIRYGGSLDGTEILAILANKRLPFSVGEIIMFFNIFILGSAGFVFGWNRAMYSLIAYFVAFKTIDVVIEGLDESKSAWIISEHYQEIGEAILARLGRGVTYLNGEGAYTGDNKKVIFCVITRLEEAKLKSIVEDLDESAFLAVANIAEVRGGRFKKKDIH
- a CDS encoding DedA family protein, which produces MENVILDVLDLLTNLGYVGIAIGLMLEVIPSEIVLGYGGYMIVLGKIGFLGAFLAGVIGGTIAQLILYWIGSLGGRPFLEKYGKYLFITKHHIELSELWFEKYGSGVIFGARFIPVVRHAISIPAGISKMSLWKFTLYTVAAMIPWTIFFLYLGIELGSNWMYIKEAAKPYFIPIICTALMLATVYYLMKKFKQPRSN
- the sda gene encoding sporulation histidine kinase inhibitor Sda, coding for MLSNKTLLHSFQEAIRIKANPDFIQLLEKEIKERGLHKPQMLEKLKKIN
- a CDS encoding ribonucleotide-diphosphate reductase subunit beta, which gives rise to METTTSLNKRKIMDAAAPNCSTGIINGESSNVLNWNDVSFPWAYPRYKKMLANFWTPFEINMAQDIKQYPDLTADEKEAFLKIIGLLALLDSIQTDYAGKVSDYITDSSINALMIMLAQQEVIHNHSYSYVLSSLVPKHVQDEVFEYWRSEPILRKRNEFVTNGYHAFAEQPNVKNLLKSIVYDVILEGLFFYSGFAFFYNLARNQKMVATSTMINYINRDEQIHVDLFVQIFKEVLKQYPEYDTEELATFVRETFIQATELEIEWGQFIIGNKIDGINIKDVEDYIKFYANVRCNQLGFERPFEGYRTNPLKWIKAYEEVDLGKSDFFEQKSRQYTKVNHADNGFDDL
- a CDS encoding ribonucleoside-diphosphate reductase subunit alpha; the protein is MSKTTLSPMINGQEAFDLTKLTTFINNIHQHFPTITIDEYLTRIENTILQRDSYTSEQLTNLLILEGLSNIHEHEPEWTYFCARIYLSKLYREAALNRGYEKEHKYGDFYELISTLVSKGLYSSNLLENYTKDEIDQIGAFVNPENDYLFTYIGLRTLADRYLTKDFSKQVFELPQERFLIIAMTLMARENKEHRLELINQAYWAMSNLYMTVATPTLSNAGKPVGQLSSCFIDTIDDSLQGIFDSNTDIANLSKSGGGVGAYLGKIRSRGSDIRGFKGVSSGIIPWMKQLNNTAVSVDQLGQRKGAIAVYLDVWHKDIFSFLDAKLNNGDERMRTHDIFTGVCIPDLFMEQVEARADWYLFDPHEVRKVMGFSIEDFYDEQKGDGSFRERYWACVENEQLSKEKVPAIEIMKRIMISQLEAGTPYMFYRDEVNRKNANSHQGMIYCSNLCTEITQNQSPTTVEEQYTEDGKIITIKTPGDFVVCNLSSINLAKAVTDDVLEKLIPIQVRMLDNVIDLNTIPVLQARLTNEKYRAIGLGTFGWHHLLALKQLKWEHEEAIQFADDLYERISFLTISASMELAKEKGAYSVFKGSDWETGAYFDKRGYQSQKSNFDWDALKNNVANHGVRNGYLMAVAPNASTSIIAGSTASIDPIFQKVYSEEKKDYKIPVTVPDLNSTTTWYYKSAYFIDQHWSIKQNAARQRHIDQSISFNIYVQNTIKAKDLLDLHLSAWREGLKTTYYLRSTSSTIEECDSCAS